A single Dreissena polymorpha isolate Duluth1 chromosome 14, UMN_Dpol_1.0, whole genome shotgun sequence DNA region contains:
- the LOC127859044 gene encoding failed axon connections homolog isoform X1 — protein sequence MEIITWCVTCTVLAAGTVYIVRKRRQQFEPRQCGKDYPADTVILHQFPRGPRAPSMSGFCLKLETFLRMTNIPFKNELGYKTGPKDKSPWIEYNGATMGDSQMIMEYLSEKCQVDLDKHLSDHQKALGRAIRVLAEDHMYWLVLLERWVYHRAETKAEKLTKLPSLFVWEIGRRTNNQAHAQGLGRHTQPEVERLLREDLKAISDFLGDKKFLFGDDACAVDCAVFGQLCQVMWHVPSAVTAKAYLEESLPNLKSYVERMRTAYWPDWDECVTDCFTKEPTK from the exons ATGGAGATAATCACGTGGTGCGTCACGTGCACTGTGCTAGCGGCGGGAACTGTTTACATCGTCCGAAAGCGGCGCCAACAGTTTGAACCGAG ACAATGCGGGAAGGACTACCCAGCGGACACCGTGATTCTGCACCAGTTCCCTCGCGGACCACGTGCGCCGAGCATGTCCGGCTTCTGTCTCAAACTAGAGACCTTCCTACGTATGACCAACATCCCCTTCAAG AACGAGCTTGGCTACAAGACAGGCCCCAAGGATAAGTCGCCCTGGATCGAGTATAACGGTGCGACCATGGGGGACTCGCAGATGATCATGGAATACCTGAGCGAGAAATGTCAGGTTGACCTTGACAAACACCTGTCCGACCACCAGAAGGCGCTGGGGCGGGCGATACGGGTACTAGCGGAAGACCATATGTACTG GTTGGTTCTGCTAGAGAGGTGGGTGTATCACCGGGCGGAGACTAAGGCGGAAAAACTCACCAAGTTGCCATCGCTTTTCGTCTGGGAGATTGGCAGACGAACAAATAACCAAGCGCATGCGCAGGGCCTTGGACGCCACACTCAACCGGAAGTGGAGAGACTGTTGCGTGAAGATTTGAAGGCTATTTCTGATTTCTTAG GAGACAAGAAGTTCCTATTTGGTGACGACGCATGCGCCGTGGATTGCGCCGTGTTCGGTCAACTGTGTCAGGTGATGTGGCACGTTCCCAGTGCTGTCACCGCGAAGGCGTACCTTGAAG AGTCTTTGCCGAACTTGAAAAGTTACGTTGAGCGCATGCGCACTGCGTACTGGCCTGACTGGGACGAGTGTGTAACCGACTGCTTCACAAAAGAACCGACAAAATAA
- the LOC127859044 gene encoding failed axon connections homolog isoform X2, which yields MGKSRQCGKDYPADTVILHQFPRGPRAPSMSGFCLKLETFLRMTNIPFKNELGYKTGPKDKSPWIEYNGATMGDSQMIMEYLSEKCQVDLDKHLSDHQKALGRAIRVLAEDHMYWLVLLERWVYHRAETKAEKLTKLPSLFVWEIGRRTNNQAHAQGLGRHTQPEVERLLREDLKAISDFLGDKKFLFGDDACAVDCAVFGQLCQVMWHVPSAVTAKAYLEESLPNLKSYVERMRTAYWPDWDECVTDCFTKEPTK from the exons ATGGGAAAATCAAG ACAATGCGGGAAGGACTACCCAGCGGACACCGTGATTCTGCACCAGTTCCCTCGCGGACCACGTGCGCCGAGCATGTCCGGCTTCTGTCTCAAACTAGAGACCTTCCTACGTATGACCAACATCCCCTTCAAG AACGAGCTTGGCTACAAGACAGGCCCCAAGGATAAGTCGCCCTGGATCGAGTATAACGGTGCGACCATGGGGGACTCGCAGATGATCATGGAATACCTGAGCGAGAAATGTCAGGTTGACCTTGACAAACACCTGTCCGACCACCAGAAGGCGCTGGGGCGGGCGATACGGGTACTAGCGGAAGACCATATGTACTG GTTGGTTCTGCTAGAGAGGTGGGTGTATCACCGGGCGGAGACTAAGGCGGAAAAACTCACCAAGTTGCCATCGCTTTTCGTCTGGGAGATTGGCAGACGAACAAATAACCAAGCGCATGCGCAGGGCCTTGGACGCCACACTCAACCGGAAGTGGAGAGACTGTTGCGTGAAGATTTGAAGGCTATTTCTGATTTCTTAG GAGACAAGAAGTTCCTATTTGGTGACGACGCATGCGCCGTGGATTGCGCCGTGTTCGGTCAACTGTGTCAGGTGATGTGGCACGTTCCCAGTGCTGTCACCGCGAAGGCGTACCTTGAAG AGTCTTTGCCGAACTTGAAAAGTTACGTTGAGCGCATGCGCACTGCGTACTGGCCTGACTGGGACGAGTGTGTAACCGACTGCTTCACAAAAGAACCGACAAAATAA